In Pseudomonas glycinae, the DNA window GATGAGGTGTTTTTCCGAGTCGTCGATCCGCCCGTCAGCCTTGGCTGCCGCGATCAGCGCCCGCAGAACGGCGTGGCTGTGCTCTTCGACTTGCGGGCCGGACAGCAGGTCCGCAGTTTGCGGCGTTTGCTGCGGCGCGGCGGACGCCTGGCTGCGTTGCCAGGCCTGATACGCCTGGAACGCCATCATGCCCAGCGAGGCCAGCGCCGCGTAATTAGTGCCGCCGGAACGACGCTGCGTGCCGCCACCCAGCGCGCCGCCACCGCCGAGCAATCCGCCAAGCAGCCCGCCCAGGCCACCCAGTCCGCCAGCCGGAGATCCACCCCCGGAAACACCGCCACCGCCCAGCAAACCACCGAGCAGCCCGCCCAGTCCCCCACCGGCCGACGCGCCACCTGGTTGTCCCGCCGAGGCCTGGCCTCGCAGCAGTTGTTCGAGCAGATCGCTGGTGTTCATGACGTCGTCCTCAGGCAAAGGGGTATGACTGCGTCAGGCAACGATAGCCCTCCTGATGCGTTGCGCCAGCACCGTTGGGCTGACGTGGCCATGGGCGAGTGATTCTCCAGAGAAATTTTTCCCCGGCCAGCTAATCTTCACGAATGGGTGAACCTTGACCCGGCCCGACCGGTCGATAGCTGCAACCCCGACCCGGTTGGTCGCCGCCCTTGCTGCCCAAGGGTTTACGCGGCTTGCTGCACTTTCTGGAGAA includes these proteins:
- a CDS encoding tellurite resistance TerB family protein; protein product: MNTSDLLEQLLRGQASAGQPGGASAGGGLGGLLGGLLGGGGVSGGGSPAGGLGGLGGLLGGLLGGGGALGGGTQRRSGGTNYAALASLGMMAFQAYQAWQRSQASAAPQQTPQTADLLSGPQVEEHSHAVLRALIAAAKADGRIDDSEKHLISSEIGKHTDDPNLQQWLDDEVAKPLDPTEVAQAAQNDPAMAAEMYLASVMLVDDQQDAERNYLDELAAALQIDPELQVHLEQQAKGTA